In one window of Blastopirellula marina DNA:
- a CDS encoding thioredoxin-like domain-containing protein yields the protein MTTLDNFFLPSLRKLAIAALVLLLVGCSNSTTNSFAMAEEQEPQPMAGDAQFVAKEMDNPFKVRIPAPPFPRDMEWLNTKGPVELKDLKGKFVLLDFWTYCCINCMHILPELKELEHDYANQLVVIGVHSAKFENEKDAKNIEEAILRYEIEHPVVNDNNLKIWNNYSVSSWPTMYLIDPEGNVVYLRRGEFLADDIRGILDGAIPYYRANGSLDEKPIQFDLLAYSQKPTPLRFPGKILADEKSGRLFIADSNHNRIVISSLDGELQEVIGTGEIGAADGAYSEAQFDHPQGMALVQDTLYVADTENHLLRKINLADKKVETIAGVGRQGSSNETWPGMGENASLDNLPPRFIGTPKTTAINSPWALWPHGDSLYIAMAGPHQIWKMKLDESEIGPYAGNGREDIVDGPLLPAIPYQQGFSSFAQPSGLTSDGKTLFVADSEGSSIREVPFNPRGSVGTLVGTSKLSSARLFTFGDIDGTARRAKLQHALGVCYVDGIIYTADTYNNKIKSIDAKTGFVKTIAGTGKPGTADDPAQFDEPAGLTHAGGKLYIADTNNHLIRVLDLKTNQVSTLTINGLEPLPVKQRPEAPAEAVQK from the coding sequence ATGACCACCCTGGATAATTTTTTCTTGCCGAGCTTGCGCAAGCTAGCCATAGCTGCTTTGGTGCTTTTGCTAGTTGGCTGTAGTAACTCAACCACCAACTCATTCGCCATGGCGGAAGAGCAAGAGCCTCAACCGATGGCAGGTGACGCGCAATTCGTTGCCAAGGAGATGGACAATCCGTTCAAAGTCCGGATCCCAGCACCTCCCTTCCCACGCGACATGGAATGGCTGAACACCAAAGGCCCCGTTGAGCTGAAGGACCTTAAAGGAAAGTTCGTCTTGCTCGACTTCTGGACCTACTGCTGCATCAACTGCATGCACATCCTCCCAGAACTAAAGGAGTTGGAGCACGATTATGCGAACCAATTGGTCGTCATTGGTGTTCACTCTGCGAAGTTCGAGAACGAAAAGGATGCCAAAAACATCGAGGAAGCCATCCTCCGCTACGAGATCGAGCATCCCGTGGTCAACGACAATAACTTGAAAATTTGGAACAACTACTCCGTTAGTAGTTGGCCGACGATGTACCTGATCGATCCGGAAGGAAATGTCGTTTACCTCCGCCGAGGCGAGTTCCTGGCCGACGATATTCGCGGCATCCTGGATGGGGCAATTCCTTATTACCGTGCGAATGGTTCGCTCGACGAAAAGCCGATTCAATTTGATTTACTGGCTTACAGCCAAAAGCCAACTCCGTTGCGTTTTCCGGGAAAGATCCTTGCGGACGAAAAGTCGGGACGCCTGTTCATCGCGGACTCGAATCACAATCGAATCGTAATCTCCAGCCTGGATGGCGAACTGCAAGAGGTCATCGGTACGGGCGAGATCGGCGCGGCAGACGGAGCCTATTCCGAAGCCCAATTCGATCACCCGCAGGGGATGGCGCTCGTCCAGGACACTTTGTATGTGGCCGACACCGAGAATCATTTACTGCGAAAAATCAATCTCGCAGACAAGAAAGTCGAGACGATCGCTGGTGTTGGCCGTCAAGGCAGCAGCAATGAAACGTGGCCCGGCATGGGTGAGAACGCCAGCCTCGATAATCTTCCGCCACGGTTCATAGGGACACCGAAGACAACGGCCATCAACAGTCCCTGGGCACTCTGGCCTCATGGCGATAGCCTTTACATCGCCATGGCAGGTCCTCACCAGATCTGGAAAATGAAGCTCGACGAGTCAGAAATCGGCCCTTACGCCGGTAACGGACGAGAAGATATCGTCGACGGCCCTCTGCTCCCTGCGATCCCGTACCAACAAGGGTTTTCCTCGTTCGCTCAGCCCTCGGGGCTTACCTCTGACGGGAAAACGTTGTTCGTCGCCGATAGCGAAGGTAGCTCCATTCGCGAAGTCCCCTTCAACCCACGTGGATCTGTGGGCACGTTAGTGGGAACATCCAAGCTTTCGTCAGCTCGTTTGTTTACGTTCGGCGACATCGACGGAACTGCTCGCAGGGCGAAGCTTCAACACGCTCTGGGCGTCTGCTACGTCGACGGAATCATTTACACCGCCGACACTTACAACAACAAGATCAAGTCGATCGATGCCAAAACAGGCTTCGTCAAGACGATCGCCGGAACCGGCAAGCCAGGCACAGCCGACGATCCTGCCCAATTTGACGAACCGGCAGGCTTAACTCATGC